AAAAAATGCCTTCCCAATAGCTAGAAGGTATTTTATTGTAGTCTGCAGTAGTCAAAAATTGAAATATGTATGTATCAGGAATATGATAGAAGAATCGAGAAAATAGCTTCAGAATGGTAGCGAAAGGCTCATAATCTATCAGAAAATAGGTCCGACTACCTGAAAGGACTAGTGGGTCCCCTCAAGAGTCCCCATGTAGTCAATCCATCGGGATTGCACAGCTGGGCCGTGAACTGTAGCAGAGAGAGTCGTCTTCTCACTCTTAGGCAGGAAAAGTAAGACTTCTTGCTGTCCGATTCAGCCAGACCAACTCAGAGAACCTGGACCATTATTACAACACCCAGCGACCACACTCCGACCTGGGTTACTGTATCCCGCTCGAAATCGAATTCTACTACCTTTTCAACCTACCTTAGCTCGATGTTCGTTTATACCCAACTACCTTACTTTCGCCATGTCTATTTTTGCCTGAGCACCGCTGTCCTAGTCCTAGGTCGGTTGGTCCTGGTAGCTGTCATGAAGAGTTAGGTAGTGCGGCCACCACGCATCGTTCCACCCGACTAGCAACTCGGTGCCAATGGTCGCTGTGCGTATGTCCTGGTGGGAGGATACGTTCGTTGTCACCACCGGTGCCGGAGGGAAGGACCATTTACTGGTTTTGTAGTCATAAACGGAGTAGTGAACTTCGTTATTGGGGGCACGCCAGAACAGGTAAGGATAGCTCTGGAGGCAGCCTAGTCCTGGCCCGCTACCCGTCACAAACACGGTTTGCTGTTGCACTGACCATACTTCTAAGTCAGTGGTAGTAGCCCAGAAAATTCCCTCGGCACTATGCAGCCCAGTCCAAGCCATCCACAGCTGGTTGCCCTGGATAGTCAGGGCTGGGGTATGGGTAGTGGAAATGCCAGGTATTTTCCGCGGGGTGTTCCACGCGCGGCGCCCTGTGTCGAACGAGGCGCACCAGATACCGTCCGAGTCGCCCTCGGCGTGCAGGCAATGGCCATAGTCGGCCCAGATCATCCAGAACTGATTATTAAAGTAAATAACTTTGGGGCTGGTGTAATCCTTAATGCGCGCATCACTCAAGTTGATGTGCTCCCAGTTGGTGTTAGCATCCAGTTCTGTGCAGCGGGCATAGCCTGTCCACAGGCTCATGCTACTATGCGCGTGCCACGCCACTACCAGTTCTTGCCCGTTGCTGGCTACGCTGGGCGACTCGAAGCAGTTGGTGCCGCCCCGCACAAAGTTGTGTCCGCCGTCGAGGCTGTAGTAGCGGGTATCGTGGGCATCCTGGTCAGCGATGACGGCCCAAGTTTTTGAGCCATGCCGGAAGAAATCGGGGGCCCAGCCGCTGTGGCAGGGCAAGTCGTGTTTCGGGGACCACACCAAGCCTGCACCCAGCCGGCTCCAGAGCAGAAGAAAAGCAGCGGAGGCTCGCTGGCCCAGCGGCAACGCCTGGCGCAAGATAGGAGCTACGGTCGCCTCGTCGAAAGGATGGTCTTTTACCCAATGAGTCAGGTTACGGTCCACCACTTGGTCCATAATAGGCTTAAGGGTTTCCCTATAAATGCTTAAGGACTTGCGCGCCAGCTTATCAAGTAAGCTACTCATGTCAGGGGCTGCGAACTCTTGGTTGTCCGGGTTAACCGTATCCCAACTCGCCTGCCCTTGCTGAATCAGGTAATGGTCCCGTACCTCCTGCTTTTCAGCGCATAATTCAAAATTAGCGTGGCGCCAGTCGGGTGGCGAATACCCTGCGTGGTACACAATAGGCAGATTAATCATGTTGCCCGCGTGCATCGGTTGGCTCAGGTCAGATACATAATGCAGGGCAAGCCCCAGTTTGTAAGCGGCCTCCAGGTGCTGCTGGTGGTCGTCGGGGTAGCGTGCAAAAAGTGTGGCCGCTTCCTGAGCATAGCGTAAGGCCTCTGAGTAAGCAGTTTGCTTGCTCAACTCATTTACGTTCCGGTCGGTGAGCAATTCGAATACGGCTTTGAGAAACCAGTTTAGCTCTCCTAGGTAATTAACTTTGGTTTCGGGGTTGTAGAAGTGCTTGTAGAATATGAGGGTGCCTGCCAGAACGCCGGAGTACTCCGGCTTGGTATCGGCCTCTTCCAAGCCAGCCAGCAGCCTCTTCATGAGGTCGTTGCGCTTGCTCTCCTCGGCATAGCCGCCAAACAAGTCATGTAGCCGTTTGGCTTCGGGGTGGTTGGTCAGCGCACCAAATACCTCAAACGCCCAGCCTACTACATCAGCATGCGTGTCCTTATCCCACTGAGGCCGCCGGGAGTGGGGTCTATGGTCTAAGCCACAGGCACTGTGTACTTGGGAGAAATCTACCGTAAATTCTGTCAGCAGCAAGCTGGTGGATTCGCTCAATGCCTGCCCGCTGATGCGTAAGCCATTTGGCTCACCCAGAACGCGGCCGTCGCGATTTTTAAGCCGGTAGAGATTATTACCCTTTGGCTCCAGGAAAAAGGCATAGGCTTGGTTTCGACCGGCGTCTAGTAACTCTATTTCGGACACCGACTTCCCCCGCAACTCCCCTGAAGTATCGGCCCTGAGGTAGTAGTTATGGCGCAACCAACGCAGCGCCACGCCTCCCCCCGCCAGGGGAACCTGTTGCAAAGACCCTGAAATCAGGGGAGTCTGAGTATTACCTAACAACACCAGTGGCTGGTTTTCAGCGAGTGGAATCAGGTACTTGCCGTCGAGTGATAAGCTATTGAGTGAAACCATGTTGTCTATGGATGAATGTACGAGATACCCTCAAAAGTATACTGGCTTTTCAGCCCTTGCAACACGTGTTTATACTGTATTTTTAGGTCAAGCTGGTGCAGTAAAAAAACGGACAGCTAACTAAGGTATGTGATTTAGAGCTGTTTCGGAGACAGTGTATGTGTAGCGTGGATTCTGCGAATCCGCGCGTGAATGGTACTCGAACAGCCCACGCGCGGATTCGCAGAATCCACGCTACATCCAGGTTGTACACTGAGCGCGAAACCGCTCTAGTAGGTCAATTTAAACTGCTGCCGTAAGCAGTAGGCCGGGGCGGAATGGCGACGGTCGAGCTTGAAGCTGGTGTCGAGGTAGCAGGCCTCTTCTAGGCAGGCTTCCTGCAGGCTGGCAAAGGCAACGTCGTAAGGTTGTTAACGTGCGCCAGCAGGCCTCGCCCCAAGCATTATCGGAGGAGTTGTCAGGCTAACAACACCTGCATATAAGTATTTTTTGTTCGCTACCGACGCGCCTAGCTGGTATAATGTCTCCCCATGATGGACTGGTAGCTGATTGACTCAAGGGCTAAACTTGCTTCAATATACTGAGTATCCTCTGCAAGATTATTTCGTTCACATTCAGCATAGTATTATGCAACGTCCTCACGACACACTTTCCTCACCCTGCTCCCCAGCTCTCCAATACCCCTCAAACTGTTCACTCGAACTTTGAATCCGACCCGAGGGTCCCCTCACGGGTCCCCCGAGAAACGAAAATGGCCTTCCTGATAGCAGGAAGGCCATAGTTGGTAGTCCGTAGGGGGCCAGAAATTAGGGTCTAGATGTATCTAGGATAGGGTAGGAGTATCGAGAAAATAGCTCGGAAATATGGCCTGAAGAGTCCGATATCTATTGGAAACTAGTTTTGACTACCTGAAAGGACTACTGGGTCCCCTCACGGGTCCCCGGCTGGATAATTCACTGAGGCATGTACTGCCGGGCCGCAAACTGTAAAAGAGAGGGCCGTCTTCTCGGTTTTGAGCAGGAAAATAAAGCCTTCTCTTTGTCTGTTTCAGCTAGACCGCCTCACCCTTACTTATGCCTAATGTGCGAAGTGGTCATCTTGGTAAAATAATTGTTTTATCAATCAAGATTGATGGGCGCTCAGTAATAATTGGAGATAAGTCCTTAATGACTGGAGATGAGTCATTCAACACTGTAGTACTAGCAGCTGGTAAGATAACAGGTGGGGTAACTGGAGATAGAGTCAATCCCAGGTCTTTTACTCGCTTGTCAAGAGAGGTTTGAACGATAGCTTTGAGAGCATCATTAATTTCGATTTTTTCAGATTGTAAGTACCCATTGTCCTTATCTAAAAAAACCTTTGCATTTAACAAATTATTTCTAATATTCGCCAATTGAGTATCGTATGTGGGCTTAGATATAACTTGAGATATACAGTTGAAAGAATCTTGATATAGCGAAGCCCAAGGAGTCTGGTTTGAGGACAAAATACTAAAATCTTTTTTCTCAAAGTATTCGTCACGAGATTCTATTAAGATTACAAAATAAGTTGCATCGTTAATAAAATTATTGTTGAACTTTAAGTTTTGTCCATCCCATGATAATTTAGAGGGATCATTGGTGTACTGCTGGTATTGAGTTGCTACGTCAG
The sequence above is drawn from the Hymenobacter baengnokdamensis genome and encodes:
- a CDS encoding phospholipase C/P1 nuclease family protein, whose translation is MVSLNSLSLDGKYLIPLAENQPLVLLGNTQTPLISGSLQQVPLAGGGVALRWLRHNYYLRADTSGELRGKSVSEIELLDAGRNQAYAFFLEPKGNNLYRLKNRDGRVLGEPNGLRISGQALSESTSLLLTEFTVDFSQVHSACGLDHRPHSRRPQWDKDTHADVVGWAFEVFGALTNHPEAKRLHDLFGGYAEESKRNDLMKRLLAGLEEADTKPEYSGVLAGTLIFYKHFYNPETKVNYLGELNWFLKAVFELLTDRNVNELSKQTAYSEALRYAQEAATLFARYPDDHQQHLEAAYKLGLALHYVSDLSQPMHAGNMINLPIVYHAGYSPPDWRHANFELCAEKQEVRDHYLIQQGQASWDTVNPDNQEFAAPDMSSLLDKLARKSLSIYRETLKPIMDQVVDRNLTHWVKDHPFDEATVAPILRQALPLGQRASAAFLLLWSRLGAGLVWSPKHDLPCHSGWAPDFFRHGSKTWAVIADQDAHDTRYYSLDGGHNFVRGGTNCFESPSVASNGQELVVAWHAHSSMSLWTGYARCTELDANTNWEHINLSDARIKDYTSPKVIYFNNQFWMIWADYGHCLHAEGDSDGIWCASFDTGRRAWNTPRKIPGISTTHTPALTIQGNQLWMAWTGLHSAEGIFWATTTDLEVWSVQQQTVFVTGSGPGLGCLQSYPYLFWRAPNNEVHYSVYDYKTSKWSFPPAPVVTTNVSSHQDIRTATIGTELLVGWNDAWWPHYLTLHDSYQDQPT